CGCTGATGGGGTCCCAGCTGCTGACCACGGGCAGCGTCCTGGCCGCGTTCTTCGCCGGCGGCGTCGCCCTGTTCGCTCCCTGCTGCATCGTGTTCCTGGCGCCCAGCTACCTCGCCGGGGCGGTGAAGAACCGTCGCTGGCGCCTGCTGCCCCTGACCTTCGTGTTCGCGGCCGGGCTGGCCACGGTGCTGCTGCCCATCACCCTCGGCGTCAGCATGGTCGCCGGGGCGATCGCCAAGTACCACGCACCCCTGTACTACGCCGGCGGGGCCCTCATGCTCGCCCTGGCGGCCCTGGCCCTGTCGGGGCGGATGTGGTCGCTGCCGAGCGCGTTGCGCACCCCGGACACGCGCCGCGGCGACACCGGCAGCTTCTACGCGCTCGGGGTGTTCTCCGGCATCGCGTCCAGCTGCTGCGCGCCGGTCCTGGCCGGCGTGATGACGCTGTCGGCCCTGTCCGGGTCAGCGGCCGGCGGGCTGCTCCTGGGGCTCGCGTACGTCTTCGGGATGGTCTTCCCGCTGTTCGTCATGGCGTTGATCTGGGACAAGGCCCGGCTGCGCGACCGGCGCTGGCTGAGCCCCAAGCTCGTGCGTGTGCGTCTGGCCGGACGAACCCTCGTCACGAACTCGCTGAACATCGCCGTCGCGGTCGGCTTCACCGTCATGGGAGTCGCCGTCATCCTGCTCGCCGGCAGCCCCGACATGACCCGGGGGACCGAGGCGCAGGCGGCGATCGGCCGCGGCCTGACCACGGTGTTCTCCCGGTTCGAGGACTGGAGCTCACCCATTCCCGAGCCGGTCCTCGGACTCGGACTGGTGGCACTGGCCGCGCTGTTCGTCTGGGGCACCCTGTCCGAGCGGCGACGCTCCAGGACCACGAGCTCGCCCGCGGCCGAGACCACACCCCAGGACACCCACGAGCCGCACGCCGCGGCGGAGAACAGCTGCCACGGCGACCACGAAGGAGCCGCACGATGACGTCCGCCAAGGTTGCCCGGGAACGACGGGCCGTCGCACTCGCGCAGGTCCGCGAGGACCAGCGCCGGCACGACCGGCGCCGCAAGCTCGTCATGACCGGCGCGTCGGCGCTGATCGTCGTCCTGATGGTCGCGGTGGTGACCGCAGCCCTGCTCAGCGCCCGCGAGACGACCTCCAGCGACCTCGGGCCGGCACCGGACTTCACGCTGCAGGCCAGCGACGGATCGAGCGTCACCCTCTCGGACTTCCGCGGTTCGCCGGTCGTCCTGTACTTCAACGAGGGCGCCGGCTGCGGGTCCTGCCTGCAGCAGATGGGCGAGATCGAGAAGGACCCCGCCTTCGCGGAGGCCGGCATCACCGTGCTGCCCATCGTGATGAACACCGCCGAGCAGATCAGCGCTGACATGGACACCTACGGCGTCACCACCCCGTTCCTGCTGGACGACGGCACCGTCTCCGAGGAGTACGGGACGCTCGGCACCGGCATGCACGAGGGGCTGCCCGGACACAGCTTCGTCCTGGTCGACGCCGACGGCGAACGCGCGTGGTCCGGCAACTACCCGTC
This region of Cellulomonas sp. C5510 genomic DNA includes:
- a CDS encoding cytochrome c biogenesis CcdA family protein; this encodes MGSQLLTTGSVLAAFFAGGVALFAPCCIVFLAPSYLAGAVKNRRWRLLPLTFVFAAGLATVLLPITLGVSMVAGAIAKYHAPLYYAGGALMLALAALALSGRMWSLPSALRTPDTRRGDTGSFYALGVFSGIASSCCAPVLAGVMTLSALSGSAAGGLLLGLAYVFGMVFPLFVMALIWDKARLRDRRWLSPKLVRVRLAGRTLVTNSLNIAVAVGFTVMGVAVILLAGSPDMTRGTEAQAAIGRGLTTVFSRFEDWSSPIPEPVLGLGLVALAALFVWGTLSERRRSRTTSSPAAETTPQDTHEPHAAAENSCHGDHEGAAR
- a CDS encoding peroxiredoxin, with product MTSAKVARERRAVALAQVREDQRRHDRRRKLVMTGASALIVVLMVAVVTAALLSARETTSSDLGPAPDFTLQASDGSSVTLSDFRGSPVVLYFNEGAGCGSCLQQMGEIEKDPAFAEAGITVLPIVMNTAEQISADMDTYGVTTPFLLDDGTVSEEYGTLGTGMHEGLPGHSFVLVDADGERAWSGNYPSMWLAPQDLLKEVQARLPD